From a single Mycolicibacterium moriokaense genomic region:
- the secY gene encoding preprotein translocase subunit SecY — MLSAFISSLRTVDLRRKILFTIGIVILYRVGASIPSPGVNYPNVQQCIAEVSGGDSGQVYSLINLFSGGALLQLSVFAVGIMPYITASIIIQLLTVVIPRFEQLRKEGQSGQTKMTQYTRYLAIALALLQSTSIIALAANGGLLQGCTLDIIQGQSEGLNIFTLVVMVLVMTAGAALVMWMGELVTERGIGNGMSLMIFSSIASAIPGEGKSILDARGGLVFTAVCAATLAIVVGVVFVEQGQRRIPVQYAKRMVGRRMYGGTSTYLPLKVNQAGVIPVIFASSLIYIPHLITQLVTSGNPNAANGWWARFVAEYLTNPADPTYIAIYFALIVFFTYFYVSITFNPDERADEMKKFGGFIPGIRPGRPTADYLRYVLNRITLPGSIYLGIIAVLPNMFLQIGNTGSVQNLPFGGTAVLIMVGVGLDTVKQIESQLMQRNYEGFLK; from the coding sequence GTGCTTTCGGCTTTCATCTCGTCACTGCGGACAGTGGACCTGAGGCGAAAAATCCTCTTCACCATCGGCATCGTCATCCTCTACCGCGTCGGTGCCTCGATCCCGTCGCCCGGCGTCAACTATCCGAACGTTCAACAGTGCATCGCAGAGGTCAGCGGAGGGGACTCGGGACAGGTCTATTCACTGATCAACCTGTTCTCCGGCGGGGCGCTGCTCCAGCTGTCGGTGTTCGCGGTCGGCATCATGCCCTACATCACCGCGAGCATCATCATCCAGCTGCTGACCGTCGTGATCCCACGGTTCGAGCAGCTGCGCAAGGAGGGTCAGTCCGGCCAGACCAAGATGACGCAGTACACGCGCTATCTGGCCATCGCCCTGGCGCTGCTGCAGTCCACCAGCATCATCGCGTTGGCGGCCAACGGCGGTCTGCTGCAGGGCTGCACGCTGGACATCATCCAGGGTCAGAGTGAGGGCCTGAACATCTTCACCCTCGTGGTGATGGTGCTGGTGATGACCGCGGGCGCCGCGCTGGTGATGTGGATGGGCGAGCTCGTCACCGAGCGGGGCATCGGCAACGGCATGTCGCTGATGATCTTCTCCAGCATCGCATCGGCTATCCCCGGCGAGGGCAAGTCCATCCTGGACGCCCGCGGTGGGCTCGTCTTCACCGCCGTCTGCGCAGCCACCCTGGCCATCGTCGTCGGCGTGGTGTTCGTGGAGCAGGGCCAGCGACGCATCCCGGTGCAGTACGCCAAGCGCATGGTCGGCCGACGTATGTATGGCGGCACATCGACCTACCTGCCGCTGAAGGTCAACCAGGCGGGCGTCATCCCCGTCATCTTCGCGTCGTCGCTGATCTATATCCCGCACCTGATCACCCAGCTCGTCACCAGCGGTAACCCGAACGCCGCCAACGGGTGGTGGGCGCGATTCGTCGCCGAGTACCTGACGAACCCGGCGGACCCGACCTACATCGCGATCTACTTCGCGCTGATCGTCTTCTTCACGTACTTCTATGTGTCGATCACGTTCAACCCCGACGAGCGTGCCGACGAGATGAAGAAGTTCGGCGGCTTCATCCCCGGCATCCGCCCGGGCAGGCCGACCGCCGACTACCTGCGATACGTGCTCAACCGGATCACCCTGCCGGGTTCGATCTACCTGGGCATCATCGCCGTCCTGCCGAACATGTTCCTGCAGATCGGTAACACCGGGTCCGTCCAGAACTTGCCGTTCGGCGGTACCGCGGTTCTGATCATGGTCGGTGTCGGCTTGGATACCGTCAAACAAATCGAGAGCCAGCTGATGCAACGTAACTACGAAGGGTTCCTGAAGTGA
- the map gene encoding type I methionyl aminopeptidase, whose product MGLPGLRNRRTVPQRTPGELDAMAAAGALVASALQAVRNAAVPGVSTLELDQIAESVIRDGGGIPSFLGYHGFPASICSSVNERVVHGIPSASEILAAGDLVSIDCGAILDGWHGDSAVTFGIGALIPVDDALSAATREAMEAGIAAMVPGNRLTDVSHAIEVGTHAAEKRYDRRFGIVAGYGGHGIGREMHMDPFLPNEGVPGRGPHLAPGSVLAIEPMLTLGTTKTVVLEDQWTVVTADGSRAAHWEHTVAVTDDGPRILTLLAD is encoded by the coding sequence ATGGGCCTGCCAGGGCTGCGGAACCGCCGGACCGTCCCGCAGCGCACCCCCGGTGAACTCGACGCGATGGCCGCCGCAGGCGCGCTGGTCGCGTCCGCCCTGCAGGCCGTCCGCAACGCCGCCGTTCCCGGTGTGTCCACGCTCGAGCTGGACCAGATCGCGGAGTCGGTGATCCGCGACGGCGGCGGCATCCCGTCGTTCCTCGGCTACCACGGCTTCCCGGCCAGCATCTGCTCGTCGGTCAATGAGCGTGTGGTGCATGGGATCCCCTCCGCGAGTGAAATCCTGGCGGCCGGCGATCTGGTGTCCATCGACTGCGGCGCGATCCTCGACGGCTGGCACGGCGACTCGGCGGTCACCTTCGGCATCGGTGCGCTGATCCCCGTCGACGATGCGCTGTCGGCGGCCACCCGCGAGGCCATGGAGGCCGGCATCGCCGCGATGGTGCCCGGCAACCGGCTCACCGATGTGTCACACGCGATCGAGGTCGGGACGCACGCCGCCGAGAAGCGGTACGACCGCAGGTTCGGAATCGTCGCGGGCTACGGCGGCCACGGCATCGGCCGCGAGATGCACATGGACCCCTTCCTGCCCAATGAGGGCGTGCCGGGACGCGGTCCCCACCTGGCTCCGGGCTCCGTGTTGGCCATCGAGCCGATGCTCACCCTCGGCACTACGAAGACGGTCGTTCTCGAGGATCAGTGGACCGTCGTGACCGCCGACGGCTCCCGCGCCGCGCATTGGGAGCACACCGTGGCCGTCACGGACGACGGACCGCGAATCCTGACCCTCCTCGCTGACTAG
- a CDS encoding class I SAM-dependent methyltransferase — protein sequence MMMARTDNDTWDLASSVGATATMVAAARAIATAADEALINDPFAEPLVRAVGVDFFTKLASGELRVEDLDVDHASVGMARMTDNMAVRTKFFDEFFQDAAAAGIRQAVILASGLDSRAYRLDWPAGTTVYEIDQPEVIEFKTRTLAEFGAEPTADRRTVAVDLRYDWPSALIAAGFDPSQPTAWSAEGLLGYLPPEAQDKLLDTITELSAVGSRVAVESSPSISPEDSEKAIERMQEAAQQWRNHGFELDFGDLIYMGDRNEASAYLADRGWQISSQGVKQLLRDNGLSAIEDDEDAARFGELQYVTGILGK from the coding sequence CTGATGATGGCAAGGACTGACAACGACACCTGGGATCTCGCATCGAGCGTCGGTGCGACGGCGACGATGGTCGCCGCGGCCCGCGCGATCGCGACCGCGGCAGACGAAGCGCTGATCAACGATCCGTTCGCCGAGCCGCTGGTGCGCGCGGTCGGGGTGGACTTCTTCACCAAGCTGGCTAGCGGGGAACTGCGCGTCGAGGATCTCGACGTCGACCATGCATCGGTCGGGATGGCGCGGATGACCGACAACATGGCGGTGCGGACCAAGTTCTTCGACGAGTTCTTCCAAGATGCGGCTGCGGCGGGGATCCGCCAGGCGGTCATCCTGGCGTCGGGCCTCGATTCCCGCGCCTACCGTCTGGACTGGCCTGCGGGTACGACGGTCTACGAAATCGATCAGCCCGAGGTGATCGAGTTCAAGACCAGGACGCTCGCCGAGTTCGGCGCCGAGCCGACCGCTGATCGCAGAACGGTAGCCGTCGACCTCCGCTACGACTGGCCGTCGGCACTCATCGCCGCCGGCTTCGACCCGAGCCAGCCCACCGCGTGGAGTGCCGAGGGTCTACTCGGCTACCTGCCGCCGGAGGCGCAGGACAAGCTGCTCGACACCATCACCGAGCTCAGCGCCGTCGGCAGTCGCGTCGCGGTCGAGAGCTCGCCGAGCATCTCCCCCGAGGACAGCGAGAAGGCGATCGAGCGTATGCAGGAGGCTGCGCAGCAATGGCGCAACCACGGCTTCGAGCTCGACTTCGGTGATCTCATCTACATGGGCGATCGCAACGAGGCGTCGGCGTATCTGGCCGATCGCGGGTGGCAGATCTCGTCGCAGGGCGTCAAGCAGCTGTTGAGGGATAACGGCCTGTCGGCTATCGAGGATGATGAGGACGCCGCGCGCTTCGGCGAGTTGCAGTACGTCACCGGCATACTCGGAAAATGA
- a CDS encoding adenylate kinase, which translates to MRVVLLGPPGAGKGTQAQKLSEKLGIPQISTGDLFRKNISEGTELGIQAKRYLDAGDLVPSSLTNALVEDRIEQEDAAAGFILDGYPRSVEQAKALDEMLKNHNTKLDAVLEFAVSEEELFKRLKARGRADDTEDVIRNRMQVYRDETEPLLEYYSHNNLQTVDAVGALDEVFARALRALGK; encoded by the coding sequence GTGAGAGTCGTTCTACTCGGACCGCCGGGGGCGGGCAAAGGCACCCAGGCGCAGAAGCTCTCCGAGAAGCTCGGCATCCCGCAGATCTCGACCGGGGACCTGTTCCGCAAGAACATCAGCGAAGGCACCGAGCTCGGGATCCAGGCCAAGCGTTACCTCGACGCCGGCGACCTGGTGCCCAGCAGCCTCACCAATGCGCTCGTCGAGGACCGGATCGAGCAGGAGGACGCGGCCGCCGGCTTCATCCTCGACGGCTATCCGCGCTCGGTCGAGCAGGCGAAGGCGCTCGACGAGATGCTGAAGAACCACAACACCAAGCTCGACGCCGTGCTGGAGTTCGCCGTCTCGGAGGAGGAGCTGTTCAAGCGGCTCAAGGCCCGTGGCCGCGCCGACGACACCGAGGACGTGATCCGCAACCGGATGCAGGTCTACCGCGACGAGACCGAGCCGCTGCTGGAGTACTACTCCCACAACAACCTGCAGACCGTCGACGCGGTCGGCGCGCTGGACGAGGTCTTCGCCCGGGCCCTGCGGGCGCTCGGAAAGTAA
- a CDS encoding thiamine pyrophosphate-binding protein yields the protein MGRHRVVDHIVGTLAGIGVDYIFGVDGANIEDLYDAAYYRADITAVLAKHEFSAATMADGYSRSGSGLGVIAATSGGGCLNTVPGLGEAFASRVPVLALIGQAPTSLDGRGAFQDTSGLNGSLDAHALFSAVSVYCRRVTAPEDILTALPEAIAAARTGGPAVLLLPKDIQRATLTAVNGSAVSTNHRDRYTGNPHPIARALRRVDGPVTIIAGEQVVRDDARAELERLRSLLRARVACVPDAKDAAGTPGMGSSSALGVTGVMGHPGIADAIAESALCLVVGTRLSVTARAGLDDALRSTQVYSIGAETPYLPCTHVHTKDLRGSLASLTAALTGHGRPARIRVPDSMLHSELHPPAHEGPGIRYRDALTVLDRMLPDAVDVVVDAGNIGASAIHHLPARRGGRFVVALGMGGMGYSFGAGIGMAFGRAADTGGRTVVIAGDGSFYMHGMEIHTAVQYRLPITFLLFDNHAHAMCVTREQVFYGDHYSYNRFGPSRLGAGLAAMFPGLRSLDVADPSELPDALAAALDVDGPSVISIECSPDEVPPFAAFLGNSADAVSQPSTTQKEHVNVVART from the coding sequence ATGGGCAGGCATCGGGTAGTCGACCACATCGTCGGCACTCTCGCGGGGATCGGCGTCGATTACATATTCGGCGTCGACGGCGCCAACATCGAAGACCTTTACGACGCTGCGTATTACCGCGCCGACATCACCGCCGTACTGGCAAAGCACGAGTTCTCCGCTGCGACAATGGCCGACGGCTACAGCCGCAGCGGATCTGGACTCGGTGTGATCGCCGCGACATCGGGTGGTGGATGCCTCAACACCGTGCCCGGTCTCGGTGAGGCCTTCGCGAGCCGAGTTCCCGTGCTGGCGCTCATCGGACAGGCGCCGACGTCTCTCGACGGACGGGGTGCGTTCCAGGACACCAGTGGCCTGAACGGTTCACTGGACGCCCACGCGCTGTTTTCGGCGGTGTCGGTGTACTGCAGGCGGGTAACGGCACCCGAGGACATCCTGACGGCGCTACCGGAAGCGATTGCCGCGGCACGCACGGGTGGACCGGCAGTCCTGTTGCTGCCCAAGGATATTCAGCGGGCAACCCTCACGGCGGTGAACGGATCTGCCGTGTCGACCAACCATCGCGATCGCTACACCGGCAATCCGCATCCGATCGCGCGTGCGCTGCGCCGCGTCGACGGGCCCGTGACGATCATCGCCGGTGAACAAGTCGTCCGTGACGACGCCCGCGCGGAACTCGAGCGACTGCGGTCGCTGTTACGGGCGCGCGTGGCATGCGTTCCCGACGCGAAGGACGCTGCGGGCACACCGGGGATGGGCTCATCGTCGGCACTCGGCGTGACCGGCGTGATGGGGCATCCGGGTATCGCGGACGCGATCGCCGAAAGCGCACTGTGCCTTGTGGTCGGCACCAGGTTGTCGGTGACGGCCCGCGCGGGATTGGACGACGCGCTGCGGTCGACGCAGGTCTACTCGATCGGCGCCGAGACGCCGTATCTGCCGTGCACGCATGTGCACACCAAGGATCTGCGTGGTTCGCTGGCGTCGCTCACCGCAGCGTTGACGGGTCATGGCCGCCCGGCCCGCATTCGCGTACCGGATTCGATGCTGCACTCCGAGCTGCACCCGCCAGCCCACGAGGGGCCGGGGATTCGGTACCGCGATGCGCTGACGGTGCTCGACCGGATGCTGCCCGACGCCGTCGACGTCGTCGTCGACGCCGGCAACATCGGCGCGTCTGCGATACATCATCTTCCGGCGCGCCGCGGCGGCCGTTTCGTCGTCGCACTGGGCATGGGTGGAATGGGGTACAGCTTCGGTGCCGGTATCGGCATGGCGTTCGGCCGTGCCGCCGACACCGGAGGCCGCACCGTCGTCATCGCCGGGGACGGCTCGTTCTACATGCACGGTATGGAGATCCATACGGCGGTGCAGTACCGGCTCCCGATCACGTTCCTGCTGTTCGACAACCACGCGCACGCGATGTGCGTGACCCGCGAGCAGGTGTTCTACGGCGATCACTACAGCTACAACCGATTCGGGCCGAGCCGGCTGGGCGCCGGGCTGGCCGCGATGTTCCCGGGACTGCGTTCCCTCGACGTTGCCGACCCCAGCGAGCTGCCCGATGCGCTGGCCGCCGCACTCGACGTCGATGGTCCCTCGGTTATCAGCATCGAGTGCTCCCCAGACGAGGTCCCGCCATTCGCAGCCTTTCTCGGCAACTCTGCCGATGCAGTCAGTCAACCAAGCACCACACAGAAGGAGCACGTCAATGTCGTTGCCCGCACTTGA
- a CDS encoding anti-sigma factor family protein, with amino-acid sequence MTRLGLAQGGEGLNDDRYATWDAAYVLGSLTEEDRREYEAHLPTCARCRAAVAELSDIPPLLATLDTADVAAIDGEQSQPPPHMLDSLLTRVQAQRRRSRWMTTAALAVAAAVVAIALVVGIRPQSFGLQQSDDQPAAAAMEMTKVSDTPINATISMTGYGWGTRIDMACTYGDWGRRDAPPQNLGMVVVGRDGSQSQVATWLGLSGATALPSGNTPLPMDQIAAVQLVSPDSGQVLLEKKL; translated from the coding sequence ATGACACGCTTGGGGCTGGCCCAAGGCGGTGAAGGCTTGAACGACGACCGCTATGCGACTTGGGACGCCGCCTACGTGCTCGGCTCCTTGACCGAGGAGGACCGCCGCGAATACGAGGCACACCTACCGACATGTGCGCGCTGCCGCGCCGCCGTCGCGGAGCTGAGTGATATCCCGCCGCTGCTCGCCACCCTCGACACCGCGGATGTCGCGGCGATCGACGGCGAGCAGTCGCAGCCGCCGCCGCACATGCTGGATTCGTTGCTGACTCGCGTGCAGGCACAACGCAGACGCTCGCGCTGGATGACCACCGCCGCGCTCGCCGTCGCGGCCGCCGTCGTGGCCATCGCGCTGGTGGTCGGGATCCGACCGCAGAGTTTCGGGCTGCAGCAGAGCGATGATCAGCCGGCCGCCGCGGCGATGGAAATGACGAAGGTGTCCGATACGCCGATCAACGCGACCATCAGCATGACCGGTTACGGCTGGGGCACCCGCATCGACATGGCATGCACGTACGGGGATTGGGGCCGACGCGACGCACCGCCGCAGAACCTCGGCATGGTCGTCGTCGGTCGCGATGGAAGCCAGAGTCAGGTTGCGACGTGGCTCGGCTTGTCAGGCGCGACGGCGTTGCCGAGCGGCAACACGCCGCTTCCGATGGATCAAATCGCTGCTGTGCAACTGGTTTCGCCCGATTCCGGACAAGTGCTGCTGGAAAAGAAGCTGTGA
- a CDS encoding sigma-70 family RNA polymerase sigma factor yields the protein MDDPATAEGQVMRVLYQEHAAALWRYAVRLTGDTARAEDVVQETLLRAWRHPEVTDDTERSARGWLFTVARNLVIDDRRSARFRSESGTPDMEQAADRAGPDEVETALDRMLLTEAMAQLSEDHRAVISRAYYQGATTAQIAADLQIAEGTVKSRLHYGMRALRLTLQEMGVTR from the coding sequence TTGGACGACCCGGCGACCGCGGAAGGGCAGGTCATGCGGGTGCTCTATCAGGAGCACGCCGCTGCGCTTTGGCGCTATGCCGTGCGACTCACCGGGGATACAGCTCGGGCGGAGGATGTCGTGCAGGAGACGCTTCTGCGTGCGTGGCGTCACCCCGAGGTGACTGACGACACCGAGAGATCCGCGCGGGGGTGGTTGTTCACCGTGGCGCGTAACCTTGTCATCGACGACCGACGAAGCGCGAGGTTCCGCAGCGAATCGGGCACTCCCGACATGGAACAAGCGGCGGACCGCGCAGGGCCCGACGAGGTGGAGACGGCGCTGGACCGCATGTTGCTCACTGAGGCCATGGCCCAGCTGTCCGAGGACCACCGCGCGGTCATCAGCCGCGCGTACTACCAGGGCGCCACCACCGCCCAGATCGCTGCCGACCTGCAGATCGCCGAGGGCACCGTGAAGTCACGGCTGCACTACGGCATGCGGGCCTTGCGGCTCACGTTGCAGGAGATGGGGGTGACACGATGA